GTGCCACCAAAACACGGAGGCAATTATCGGAGCGATCATGCAGAAGTTCTGGATTCCGAACTTATGGAGGCAGCTACGGAGGGTGGAGAGCAATTGCAACGTTCATAAGCTGCGAAGAGCACGATCAACTAAGACCGAGATGGGTCCCCTGTCAGAGGACCGGCTGGAGGCCAACGGATAGCCCTTTAAGTTCACCGGGTTGGACTATTTTGGACCGCTATTTGTGACGATTGGACGTCGCACGGAGAAGAGGTGGGTGGCACTGTTTACGTGTCTGACCACAAGAGCTATCCACTTGGAGATGGCTCACGATTTGTCCACCGATTCCTGCATAATCGCTATAAGGAACTTCATGAGCCGACGTGGACCCGTCATCAGGATTAGGAGTGACAATGGAAAGAACTTCGTTGTAGCCAACCGCGAGGCCAAGAGGTTCAGCGAAGTGTTCGAGCCTGTACAGATCCAGGCGAGTTGTCGTCTAAAGGAGTTGAATGAATCTTCAATTGCCTGGTGAAACCAGCTGAGGTTGGCGCCTGGGAAAGGATGGTGCAGTGTGTGAAGAAGGTGTTGGCGCACACGATGAAAGAACTCGCGCCCAAGGAGCACGTACTGGAGAATCGGCTGATTGAATCTGAGAGCATAGTAAACTCTCGTCCGCGTAATCATCTACCAGTGACGGTGAATAAGGAGGCTCCACTGACACCCATCGATTTGCTGAAGGGAGCACCCGATGTCCCAGATCTTCCCAAGCATGACGGACAGGAGCCCGTGAGATGCGCTACCAGGAAGCAGTGGCGCATAGCGAGGATGATGCGGGATCGGTTCTGGATGCGATGGGTGCATGAGTACCTGCCGACTCTTGTGCGCAGGGTGAGATGGTACAAGCACGTCGAGCCCATTCATTGAGGAGACTTGGTGTTCATCTATGATCCAGCCATACCACGAAGGGAGTGGAAACGAGGCGTCGTCGAAGAGGTCTTCTCCGGGAGAGATGGAGTACCTCGTCGAGCGGCAGTGCGGACTAACGATCGAGCCAAAACGACAATGCGTCCTGCTTCGAAGCTAACTGTCCCGGACGCGGCTTCTTCACGGGGGTGCGGATGTCGCGGAAAGATTAGCTCTATCGATAGTCAGTCGCCGTTCAAATATAGCGCCGATAGTCTAAGTCAGTATTATATGAAATCTggtatttttagtttaagttATTCAACAATAATTTGGCGGATCAATTAGACCGATTTGCACCATCACAAGGAGAGGAAAGAGAAACTGCGTTATGTTAGCCTAAGTAGGTGTAAATGTAAGTTCTAAGTAGCTATTGTAATTCTTTCAGAATAAAGCGAACGAACCGAACCCCAACTATTGTCAAGTGTTTATTTAAAGCCATTCCCCGTGATTGGCCAAGCGGCGACAACTACGTAAAACTCTTTTTGGACTTCAATCCAAAAGATTCTTATTTTGCTTGGTAAAATGCAATCTTTAATCATTTTAAAAGACTAAAAGCTGATTTGCTTTAGAGTGTGTCGAAATGATGGTCTTTACAGAGTTTTAGTTCAACAATGGCGCCCTCTATAAAAATTTCTGTTACATAGAACCACTACAACACTTGTATGGACTactttcatacaacgaaaatggacgcaaaaatgaAGAAGGGGCCTCTGCGCTTCACCAGCCAACCTATCATTCGCCATCGGATCCATAAGTGAAGCTACAATGAACTTAAAGCGAAGAAAAAATCTCTTTTTGTTCCAAGAACGGGTTTCAAACGAATCACATGTCGCTCAGTTTGATGCAGCAGAGCTCTTCAAAAGCGAACATCTAACGTGAATTCTTTTTCGGATTACATGTGAACCTAGAGTAAATTCGTCAGTAGTACGAAATCGGACTCCCAGCGAATTCACAAAATGTTCGCCTACGGTCTGAAATGGGCATCCTATTGAATTTATAAAATGTTCAAGTCCGAATCGGAATTCAAAAAATGTTCGCCCATCAAATATCGGAATTCTCTTATAAAAGGCTATTTGCTACATTACTTAGTAAAACACTTCctattataaattaataatgaaTCATTTATCTCACTCTACggttttcaacaaaaattacttcaagaattttaaagcttttttttttgcttattcTTTAAGTCTATAATGTTGAGAATACTCCCACAAAAATTCGGAGCAGTACaaccgaagttgtagctatttatagcgcactacctgcacatcaaaagtgaacaaacttgaaactttaaacgcgattatctcagaatcttgttttttcgaaattacctttgcggtggacacgattactaaataACTATTGATcggatcaacaccaaattgaccacttatttattatgataataGCTAGCCCGTAAACAaagaattttccatttttttgaaaactcctttttttatagcatctatggtgtcaaaaaaaatcgataaaattgtatcattttgcgcggtacaactgtatatgaCCCCTTAAATCGCGTTCACTATTTATGATAATGTACAAAGAAGTGAAAGAAAATGTGaagaataacaaaaacagACGAGACGAGAGCCTCAACTTTACACGAGTTATTGTTATtgaattttcaaataacttttcGCCAAATACTATTATTTCGCTAAAATTCACACTtcattcatttcatttttatatttttttgtaacatTTTAGGCTTActacccaaaaaaaatcagcatgcttttatatttgtttaggAATAAGTGGAAGATGAGAAACGGGTATTATAAagtcgggaaactcgactatagtTGTCCTTTCTGGTttctaaattgtttttttgtttttagtgaCTTAGCAGAATATGAAAAACAAGCTAGTAAATACGAATCTGATGTTACTGAAAAACCACCTTTTAATTATTCAAATATAATTGGAATGGCAATGTTGAAGACAGGACGTGTTACATTACAACAATTGTGTGCTTGGATTGAGTCAAAGTTCGCTTATTTTCGCGTTCGAAAAAGGTGGAATGTAAGTTTTAAACTAATATAAATGAATCTTTattattatacaattttttttagaactctATTAGGCATAATTTATCACTTCATCACTGTTTTCGTAACCGAAAAAGAGAGGACAAAGGAAAAGGTGGCTACTGGGAATTGGGAATTGACCCAAAAAAATGTGACAAAAAGCGGATTCGTAAAAGAAAACTGTGCAATAAGCATAAGCTAAATAGTAGCTTGGACAGCAAGACCGGGTATTTTCAGAAGGACGACTTTGAAATAATGcataaagaattaaaaaaaaaacacgggTCATGTATGGGGGAATATAATGAAAGTTCCCCTAAGCAGTCTGTGCTTACTGAGCAAAGTTCAGTATCAATTGATTCAATTCCCTCACTAACTTTGGCAAAAGTTGGGTTAGGTGAAATTCCAATCAATCAAAACCCATTATTAAACAAAGGTCGATTAGAAATTAACTCTTTAAATGTTCTTTCTAAGAAACAAATTTCTCAAAAGGATTATAAATTGGGTTCGGTCCCTTTAGGATCTGCAAAAATTCTTGATGCGCGCCAATCCTTAAACA
This is a stretch of genomic DNA from Drosophila bipectinata strain 14024-0381.07 chromosome 4, DbipHiC1v2, whole genome shotgun sequence. It encodes these proteins:
- the LOC108132214 gene encoding uncharacterized protein, with protein sequence MANIQTKLDWDDSNKKYNTNESEASDEERELTNLSWLIGNQSLSWTKTIESTENDPICIFETDRKNEKTKILNSCKIIHDEVKIICTKENIFTKKTKMFKTQSVSDAQIAKTSKSRWLSPDERYEIFLNKIKCDLAEYEKQASKYESDVTEKPPFNYSNIIGMAMLKTGRVTLQQLCAWIESKFAYFRVRKRWNNSIRHNLSLHHCFRNRKREDKGKGGYWELGIDPKKCDKKRIRKRKLCNKHKLNSSLDSKTGYFQKDDFEIMHKELKKKHGSCMGEYNESSPKQSVLTEQSSVSIDSIPSLTLAKVGLGEIPINQNPLLNKGRLEINSLNVLSKKQISQKDYKLGSVPLGSAKILDARQSLNNLSCHVSDSNQLIPTPEFPLISVDDDDIAPVLSSSSIINRYGSIQAEISSCENETISYNSENLDEFDERFHCLHASIQYNRGDDILDNFLDVCVAHY